From the genome of Longispora fulva:
GCCGGTAGAACGCGATCTTGTCCTGGAGGTTGCGCTGCTGGCGGAGCAGGAGGTCGAGCTGGGCCGCGACGCCCACGGCGTGCTCCTCCAACAGGGCGATCCGCTCGGCGAGCGAGCCGGTGTCGGCGCGGGCCAGCTCGGCAAACCGGCACATCCGGGCGATCGGCATGCCGGTGTCGCGCAGGCAGCGCAGCAGGGCC
Proteins encoded in this window:
- a CDS encoding MerR family transcriptional regulator, translated to MIGYSPSEAAEKSGFSLDTLRYYEKIGLLADIDRTSGGRRTFSDDDLGWLALLRCLRDTGMPIARMCRFAELARADTGSLAERIALLEEHAVGVAAQLDLLLRQQRNLQDKIAFYRRQAGD